From a single Aspergillus puulaauensis MK2 DNA, chromosome 2, nearly complete sequence genomic region:
- a CDS encoding putative sister chromatid cohesion protein Dcc1 (COG:D;~EggNog:ENOG410PSDP;~InterPro:IPR019128;~PFAM:PF09724;~go_component: GO:0031390 - Ctf18 RFC-like complex [Evidence IEA];~go_process: GO:0007064 - mitotic sister chromatid cohesion [Evidence IEA]), translating into MSTQTTPSILFTHQSPQQGFRLLELPPELAELLSSDNPPTLELKSPDPSTSTRNGSSSTTLNSEYVNLCTPSETYSIRQVQSSNSLHILRPSNGAGVNKNDLRIVGAGGTEQEDSEEDVDMDTENDLNIEGTVTSVAKCGSTLELHRPAEGFSAKPFFRSLLNVYDKGTWEDGSGESSLADAEATRMRTEALDGLLADVPVSRAQCKRDWVEICAFVLPRGSAASGNNGMPLCWLPPAEMKLEVWKRVVEGSVLQGIDLGAQFLVKDLWKSVLDDEGLAPFPRPLFEAVIRRICELPEGAERDFAESEMKWASIDKQACIQWVGEVYLEAKATGTTSAIDESEFTNAWKDQLPESWREDVSKSILPDNCYMHPEPKTICFATETDRQKVKKNLPTDTNAATAAKKTRNWHELFKNQKRQKR; encoded by the exons atgtcAACCCAAACCACACCCAGTATCCTCTTCACCCACCAGTCCCCGCAGCAGGGCTTCCGACTCCTCGAACTCCCGCCCGAACTCGCGGAGCTGTTGTCTTCCGATAACCCCCCAAC ATTAGAACTCAAATCCCCCGATCCCTCGACGAGCACTCGCAATGGCTCGAGCTCGACCACGCTCAACTCCGAATACGTGAATCTTTGCACCCCGTCTGAGACATACTCGATTCGCCAGGTCCAATCGTCCAACTCGCTGCACATCCTCCGACCGAGTAACGGCGCTGGAGTCAATAAAAATGACCTGCGAATTGTCGGAGCCGGTGGGACAGAACAGGAAGATAGCGAGGAAGATGTCGATATGGATACCGAGAATGATCTTAATATCGAAGGCACTGTCACGTCTGTCGCGAAGTGTGGATCGACATTGGAATTGCATAGGCCTGCGGAGGGTTTTTCGGCTAAGCCGTTTTTCAGGTCGTTGCTGAATGTTTATGACAAGGGGACTTGGGAAGATGGGAGTGGGGAGTCGAGTCTGGCAGACGCGGAGGccacgaggatgaggacagAAGCCCTCGATGGCTTACTCGCTGATGTTCCTGTGTCGAGAGCTCAGTGTAAGCGTGACTGGGTGGAAATATGTGCGTTTGTTCTCCCGCGCGGGTCTGCTGCATCAGGGAATAATGGGATGCCATTGTGCTGGCTGCCCCCGGCTGAAATGAAACTGGAAGTGTGGAAAAGGGTTGTCGAGGGTTCGGTGCTGCAAGGGATTGATTTGGGGGCGCAGTTCCTGGTGAAGGACCTGTGGAAATCCGtccttgatgatgaaggactTGCGCCGTTTCCACGTCCGTTATTTGAGGCAGTTATTAGGAGGATCTGCGAGCTACCTGAAGGGGCTGAGCGGGATTTTGCCGAGTCCGAGATGAAGT GGGCGAGCATTGATAAGCAGGCGTGCATTCAATGGGTGGGAGAGGTTTATCTAGAGGCCAAGGCAACGGGCACCACCTCCGCTATTGACGAGAGTGAGTTTACAAATGCTTGGAAAGACCAGCTTCCCGAGTCATGGAGGGAAGACGTCTCGAAATCCATTTTACCC GACAATTGCTATATGCATCCCGAGCCAAAAACCATATGTTTCGCCACTGAAACCGATCGACAGAAAGTCAAGAAGAATCTTCCCACGGACACCAATGCCGCAACGGCCGCTAAGAAAACGAGGAACTGGCATGAATTGTTCAAGAACCAGAAGAGACAGAAACGATGA
- a CDS encoding uncharacterized protein (COG:S;~EggNog:ENOG410PJ7F;~InterPro:IPR016181) — MIAAYTDIELPPGDSPELVLARATPTERVESIKLNSTEWKGPLDLDSYLAREDTLLQQQLTKRGLICWILVDRRQPENARTILSSCETYRKTAMVARGGKVEEAPAQGVGSVYCRPEFRGKGYAKRMLEDLSKKIDKWQTEVEPKERPLFSVLFSDIGKRFYAQFGWQAHPSSHFALPPISREEHSTISTPSKLSGVRVLRSEDVQRCMCSTSVLDKERALLRQASLKSSDPKIAIAPDFNHFLWHWAREEFYSQKLHPNRETPMVKGAGNDDAKVYCAWNRNFGATPAENTLYILRWVYNEPNSPEETEMTVKAMAAILRRAQLEAHEWNMSNVTFWNPSPLLEKAVALLDPTAEVVHREKESIASLRWSGKPDEHVEWFLNEKYAWC, encoded by the coding sequence ATGATTGCCGCTTACACAGACATCGAGTTGCCTCCAGGAGACTCTCCCGAGCTGGTCCTGGCTCGGGCGACACCAACGGAACGTGTCGAGTCCATCAAGCTGAACAGCACGGAATGGAAGGGTCCGTTGGATCTCGACTCGTATCTTGCGCGGGAGGATACACTACTCCAACAGCAATTGACCAAGAGAGGATTGATTTGCTGGATTCTAGTTGACCGTCGACAGCCGGAAAATGCGAGAACAATCCTCAGTTCTTGTGAAACGTACAGAAAGACGGCGATGGTGGCCCGTGGCGGAAAAGTGGAAGAAGCGCCAGCTCAGGGTGTCGGAAGTGTTTATTGTCGGCCAGAGTTCAGAGGCAAAGGCTATGCAAAGAGAATGCTGGAGGACCTGAGCAAGAAAATAGATAAGTGGCAGACGGAGGTCGAACCCAAAGAGAGACCACTATTCAGTGTTTTGTTTTCCGATATCGGCAAAAGGTTCTATGCCCAGTTTGGCTGGCAGGCACACCCATCTTCACACTTTGCTCTTCCGCCTATTTCCAGGGAGGAACATTCAACTATCAGTACACCGAGCAAGCTGTCAGGGGTGCGAGTACTGCGCTCCGAGGACGTTCAACGTTGCATGTGCAGCACTAGCGTTCTTGATAAAGAGCGAGCGCTTCTGCGACAGGCTTCGCTGAAGTCCTCTGACCCAAAAATTGCAATTGCTCCGGATTTCAACCACTTTCTATGGCACTGGGCGAGGGAGGAGTTTTATTCTCAAAAGCTCCACCCTAACAGAGAGACGCCTATGGTAAAGGGCGCCGGCAACGACGATGCGAAGGTGTACTGTGCCTGGAACAGAAATTTTGGCGCCACACCAGCAGAGAACACATTGTATATTCTCCGATGGGTGTACAACGAGCCCAACTCTCCGGAAGAGACCGAGATGACGGTCAAGGCGATGGCTGCAATCCTCAGGCGTGCCCAACTGGAGGCGCACGAGTGGAATATGTCGAATGTTACGTTCTGGAACCCAAGCCCGCTTCTCGAAAAGGCCGTGGCTTTATTGGACCCGACTGCTGAAGTAGTTCACCGCGAAAAAGAAAGTATTGCGTCTCTTAGATGGAGCGGCAAGCCAGACGAGCACGTGGAATGGTTTTTGAACGAGAAGTACGCATGGTGTTGA
- a CDS encoding E3 ubiquitin-protein ligase RNF216 (COG:O;~EggNog:ENOG410PIRM;~InterPro:IPR002867,IPR044066;~PFAM:PF01485), which yields MNNWSLQREPPFEADKAAYISLSSDDISVSSDNELPRQDDTWAPDFDGEIPTEDVIGRLQKKQRVHGWSDTPLTQDSFAPFVSLGPVASQIPQISQDTDLIPSVEPADDETDALLLQVFDTFPDISHTYVTDLIARHRDFLALDSGVSANGIDLAFYRDAVYEEILAQKSYPKQDNENGKRKREESHSSENGWESDKTHQTNAHIYSEAAAAVLANEFPYIPIQYVKKILREKERLYHAYLALRLDETLVEKRMNPYVRLKNRRNAGSSRILESLPGVITREFNAAKEQAQKLQSDIQKKKEKEEAEKANEEEHTRIGNLIECQCCYSDVPANRCLPCEGIEIHFFCFTCIRKSADTQIGLMKYTLQCFDVSGCQAPFARSELREVLGSLVMDKLDSLEQEDEIQKAGLEGLEDCPFCSFKAVLPPVEEDREFRCESSSCRVTSCRLCKEKSHIPMTCEELRKDKGLSERHQVEEAMSKALIRKCPKCQVQIVKEFGCNKMTCTKCHTLMCYICQKDITKDSYRHFKPGGCPQDDMNTQYNEVLKAERTAIDKILAENPEITEEQIRVGHVKSQRYQRRYTAGAPMFPAGAPMYPPDYFLHPGLFGVYHGQMARNLTQNAAQLGYYGQPEQEGIADRRAAPAFTTNQEDGQVGNPAQQHTRRAQYEPFQGLHHNLYLQPNAATHVPVPVHGREYPPWARFDGRNAQYDMFQPEPQQRQTRNPEPLAARYMYDFS from the exons ATGAACAACTGGAGCCTTCAACGAGAACCTCCATTCGAAGCGGACAAAGCGGCATATATTTCTCTATCTAGTGATGACATATCCGTTTCGTCCGACAACGAACTCCCTAGACAGGATGACACCTGGGCTCCTGACTTTGACGGAGAAATCCCCACGGAAGATGTTATAGGCAGGCTTCAAAAGAAGCAGAGAGTCCATGGCTGGAGTGACACCCCTCTTACTCAAGATTCCTTTGCGCCGTTTGTGTCCCTGGGCCCTGTTGCTTCACAAATCCCCCAAATTTCACAGGATACGGATTTGATCCCATCGGTAGAACCAGCAGACGACGAGACTGATGCGTTGCTATTACAAGTCTTTGACACATTTCCAGATATCAGTCACACATACGTCACTGATCTAATAGCTCGGCATAGAGATTTCCTGGCGCTTGACTCAGGTGTCAGTGCAAATGGCATCGACTTAGCATTCTACAGAGATGCTGTCTATGAGGAAATTCTGGCGCAGAAGTCATACCCTAAACAAGACAATGAGaatgggaaaagaaaaagggaagaatCACACTCGAGCGAAAATGGCTGGGAGTCAGACAAAACACACCAGACAAACGCGCATATATATTCGGAAGCAGC GGCCGCTGTTCTAGCAAACGAGTTTCCGTATATCCCCATCCAATACGTCAAGAAAATCCTCCGAGAGAAGGAGCGCCTCTACCATGCTTACCTGGCCCTTCGCTTAGACGAAACTCTGGTTGAGAAACGGATGAATCCATACGTGAGGTTGAAAAATCGGAGGAATGCTGGATCATCAAGAATATTAGAATCGCTCCCTGGGGTTATCACGCGCGAGTTTAACGCGGCAAAAGAACAGGCACAAAAGCTGCAAA GTGATatacagaagaagaaggagaaagaggaagcagagaaggCCAACGAAGAGGAACACACTCGTATTGGCAATCTTATCGAATGTCAGTGCTGCTATAGCGATGTTCCAGCAAATCGGTGCCTGCCCTGCGAAGGAATCGAGATtcatttcttctgcttcacTTGTATTCGCAAATCCGCCGATACCCAGATAGGGCTTATGAAGTACACCCTGCAGTGCTTCGATGTCAGTGGATGCCAGGCTCCATTTGCTCGGTCTGAGCTCAGGGAAGTCTTAGGTTCATTGGTCATGGACAAGCTAGACTCTCTCGAACAAGAAGACGAGATCCAGAAGGCGGGGTTAGAAGGCCTGGAGGACTGTCCCTTCTGCTCTTTCAAGGCAGTCCTGCCCCCTGTGGAAGAAGACAGAGAATTTCGCTGCGAGAGCTCTTCATGCAGGGTAACTAGCTGTCGCCTTTGCAAAGAGAAAAGCCATATACCTATGACCTGCGAAGAACTTCGAAAGGATAAAGGGCTCTCTGAACGGCACCAGGTTGAAGAAGCCATGAGTAAAGCTCTCATTCGAAAATGTCCCAAGTGCCAGGTCCAAATCGTCAAGGAGTTCGGGTGCAACAAGATGACATGTACCAAATGCCATACTTTGATGTGCTACATATGCCAGAAGGATATCACAAAAGACTCATACCGCCATTTTAAACCTGGTGGCTGTCCGCAGGATGACATGAACACGCAGTACAATGAAGTTCTGAAAGCTGAACGGACGGCAATCGATAAGATCCTTGCCGAGAACCCAGAAATAACTGAAGAGCAGATCCGAGTGGGACATGTCAAATCCCAGAGATATCAACGACGGTATACTGCCGGAGCTCCAATGTTCCCTGCCGGAGCTCCTATGTACCCCCCAGATTATTTCCTGCACCCAGGTCTTTTCGGCGTCTACCATGGACAAATGGCTCGGAATTTAACCCAGAATGCAGCCCAGCTTGGGTATTATGGCCAACCTGAACAAGAAGGTATAGCTGACAGAAGAGCTGCTCCCGCATTTACCACTAACCAGGAAGATGGTCAAGTTGGCAACCCAGCACAACAGCACACCAGAAGGGCCCAGTATGAACCTTTTCAGGGCCTCCACCATAACCTATATCTCCAACCTAATGCCGCAACTCATGTCCCAGTTCCTGTACATGGCCGCGAATATCCTCCCTGGGCCAGATTCGATGGCAGAAATGCGCAATATGATATGTTTCAACCTGA